A genome region from Natranaeroarchaeum sulfidigenes includes the following:
- a CDS encoding protein sorting system archaetidylserine decarboxylase: MKFAPGARRYAVPLLVTAVPGILFAPPVGLALIALAAGVLYFYRDPDRSPPPSGVVSPADGKVSVIREEGNRIRVGVFMNVWDVHVNRAPVGGVVEDVEHVSGAHRPAFSKESDRNERVHLRFEDHTVTLIAGAFARRIHPYPDAGAEIQRGDRIGHISFGSRADVLLPPEYGRADLTVERGEKVRAGETVLVRK; encoded by the coding sequence ATGAAGTTCGCACCGGGGGCGCGCAGGTACGCGGTCCCATTGCTCGTCACCGCGGTTCCGGGCATCCTGTTCGCTCCGCCGGTCGGTCTCGCGCTAATCGCGCTGGCGGCTGGCGTACTGTACTTTTATCGCGACCCGGACCGATCACCGCCGCCGAGCGGCGTCGTCTCGCCGGCGGACGGCAAAGTCTCCGTGATTCGTGAGGAGGGAAACCGCATCCGCGTCGGCGTATTCATGAACGTCTGGGACGTCCACGTCAATCGCGCACCGGTTGGCGGCGTCGTCGAGGATGTCGAACACGTCTCCGGTGCACACCGGCCCGCATTCTCGAAGGAGTCCGACCGCAACGAACGCGTCCATCTTCGCTTCGAGGACCACACGGTGACGCTGATCGCCGGGGCTTTCGCCCGCCGGATCCATCCCTACCCCGATGCAGGGGCAGAGATCCAGCGTGGCGACCGGATCGGGCACATCTCCTTTGGCAGTCGCGCAGACGTCCTGTTGCCACCCGAGTACGGTCGCGCCGACCTCACGGTCGAACGCGGTGAGAAAGTGCGAGCGGGCGAGACGGTGCTGGTCCGGAAGTGA
- a CDS encoding DEAD/DEAH box helicase has product MTGGEVAPDSAAFTHLGERVRAALSERGFSTPTEPQRRAIPPLAAGENGLVIAPTGTGKTETAMLPVFDAVAKRRAQTPDEAGDPYPGFAALYITPLRALNRDMRERLEWWGEQLDVSVDVRHGDTTDYQRSKQAENPPDVLVTTPETLQAMFTGSKLRVGLESIDHVVIDEVHELAASKRGAQLSIALERLREVAGQFQRIGLSATVGDPEAIADFLTGGRECAIRSVDVGSRIELDVETPAVTPTDERLAGELMTNESVASHVRRIVELVEAHESTLIFVNTRQTAEALGSRFKTLGPDGDVRALDTDVTIGVHHGSLSKDARIDVEDRFKAGEIDALLCTSSMELGIDVGHVDHVVQYASPRQVSRLLQRVGRAGHRRDQVSSGTVITTRPDDTFEALAIARRAKAGEVEHHPIHEGSLDAVANQTVALAMGHEEIAVETAYGIVSRAYPFRGLSEAAFREVIEELAGNRVLWYDEGEDRIEKTGGTWQYVYANLSMIPDEETYEVHDVASGRQIGTLDERFVVNFATQGEVFIQRGEMWRITDIDDEESEVKVSPIEDPAGEVPSWIGQEIPVPRAVAGEVGEMRRVAEPQFAGGADAGRVASEFTRRYPADEHTARDALTQLERHVETEHPMPTDDRLVIEREGRTILVNAPFGHQTNETLGRVLSSLLGQQTGSSIALDVDPYRIELETPGRIDVTDVVEVLETTDPDHVEAIIELSLKRSDTLKFRLAQVAEQFGRIKRWQGDASVSSGRLLAALEDTPVYDEAVREVFHEDLDVDAAGDVLAAIQREELDAEIVGGRTPVGTGGRSSGTELLSPENADASVIDTVRERIQNDRVILLCLHCTEWKTEKPVRRVRDQPRCPECGSTRVAALNPWADEVVQAVRAAEKDEEQERQTERAFRAGSLVQTHGKQAVIALAARGVGPHNAARIINRLREDEDEFYRDILEQERQYARTQSFWD; this is encoded by the coding sequence ATGACAGGGGGCGAGGTTGCCCCGGATTCTGCGGCGTTCACGCATCTCGGCGAGCGGGTCCGGGCGGCGCTTTCCGAGCGGGGCTTTTCGACGCCGACGGAGCCACAGCGCCGCGCGATTCCGCCGCTAGCTGCCGGGGAGAACGGGCTCGTAATCGCGCCAACCGGGACGGGAAAGACCGAGACCGCGATGTTGCCGGTGTTCGACGCCGTCGCGAAGCGCCGCGCCCAGACGCCCGACGAGGCTGGCGATCCCTACCCCGGCTTCGCGGCGCTGTATATCACGCCGCTTCGTGCGCTGAACCGCGACATGCGCGAGCGTCTTGAGTGGTGGGGCGAGCAGTTAGATGTAAGCGTCGACGTCCGCCACGGCGATACGACCGACTATCAGCGGAGCAAGCAAGCCGAGAACCCGCCCGACGTGCTGGTGACGACGCCCGAGACCCTGCAGGCGATGTTCACCGGCTCGAAGCTCAGGGTGGGGCTGGAATCGATCGATCACGTCGTGATCGACGAGGTCCACGAGCTCGCGGCCTCGAAACGGGGCGCACAGCTCTCCATTGCGCTCGAACGCTTGCGCGAGGTCGCCGGCCAGTTCCAGCGGATCGGCCTCTCGGCGACGGTGGGTGATCCCGAAGCGATCGCCGACTTTCTCACGGGCGGGCGCGAGTGTGCGATCCGGAGCGTCGACGTGGGGAGCCGGATCGAACTCGATGTCGAGACGCCAGCGGTTACGCCGACGGACGAACGCCTCGCTGGCGAGCTGATGACCAACGAATCGGTCGCGAGCCACGTCCGGCGGATCGTCGAACTGGTCGAGGCCCACGAGTCGACGCTGATCTTCGTCAATACGCGACAGACGGCGGAAGCACTCGGCTCACGGTTCAAGACGCTCGGACCGGACGGCGACGTGCGGGCGCTCGATACCGACGTGACGATCGGCGTCCACCACGGCTCGCTCTCGAAAGACGCCCGAATCGATGTCGAGGACCGCTTCAAGGCGGGCGAGATCGACGCCCTCCTGTGTACCTCCTCGATGGAACTGGGCATCGACGTGGGCCACGTCGATCACGTCGTCCAATACGCCAGCCCCCGGCAGGTTTCGCGCCTGCTCCAGCGCGTCGGGCGGGCAGGTCACCGGCGGGATCAGGTCTCTTCGGGGACGGTGATCACGACCCGGCCGGACGACACGTTCGAGGCGCTGGCGATCGCACGCCGCGCGAAAGCAGGCGAGGTCGAACACCACCCGATCCACGAGGGGAGCCTCGACGCGGTCGCCAACCAGACCGTCGCGCTGGCGATGGGTCACGAGGAGATCGCAGTCGAGACAGCCTACGGGATCGTAAGCCGGGCTTATCCGTTCCGGGGACTCTCCGAGGCGGCGTTCCGCGAGGTCATCGAGGAACTCGCGGGCAACCGGGTGCTCTGGTACGACGAGGGCGAGGACCGGATCGAGAAGACCGGCGGCACCTGGCAGTACGTCTACGCGAACCTCTCGATGATCCCCGACGAGGAGACCTACGAGGTCCACGACGTGGCCAGCGGCCGCCAGATCGGGACACTCGACGAGCGGTTCGTCGTCAACTTCGCGACGCAGGGCGAGGTGTTCATCCAGCGCGGCGAGATGTGGCGGATCACCGACATCGACGACGAGGAAAGCGAAGTCAAAGTCTCGCCGATCGAGGACCCGGCGGGCGAGGTCCCCTCGTGGATCGGCCAGGAGATCCCGGTTCCCCGAGCGGTCGCGGGCGAGGTCGGCGAGATGCGTCGGGTCGCCGAACCGCAGTTCGCTGGCGGCGCGGACGCCGGGCGCGTCGCAAGTGAGTTCACGCGTCGGTATCCGGCAGACGAACACACTGCTCGCGACGCTCTGACACAGCTAGAGCGCCACGTCGAAACCGAGCATCCGATGCCGACCGACGACCGACTTGTCATCGAGCGCGAGGGGCGGACGATCCTCGTCAACGCACCCTTCGGCCACCAGACAAACGAGACGCTCGGGCGGGTGCTTTCCTCGCTGCTCGGCCAGCAGACTGGCTCGTCGATCGCGCTCGACGTCGATCCGTACCGGATCGAACTGGAGACGCCCGGCCGGATCGACGTCACGGACGTCGTCGAGGTGCTCGAAACGACCGATCCCGACCACGTCGAGGCGATCATCGAGTTGAGTCTCAAGCGCTCAGACACCCTGAAATTCCGGCTCGCACAGGTCGCCGAGCAGTTCGGTCGGATCAAGCGCTGGCAGGGCGACGCGAGCGTTTCCAGTGGCCGCCTGCTCGCCGCGCTGGAGGACACACCGGTCTACGACGAGGCGGTCCGGGAGGTGTTCCACGAGGACCTGGACGTCGACGCGGCAGGCGACGTGCTGGCGGCGATCCAGCGCGAGGAGCTGGACGCCGAGATCGTCGGCGGTCGCACGCCGGTCGGTACCGGGGGACGCTCCAGTGGGACCGAGTTACTCTCGCCCGAGAACGCCGACGCGAGCGTGATCGACACCGTACGCGAGCGGATCCAGAACGATCGGGTCATCCTGCTCTGTCTGCACTGCACGGAGTGGAAGACCGAGAAACCGGTCCGACGCGTGCGCGACCAGCCGAGATGTCCCGAGTGTGGCTCGACCAGGGTCGCCGCGCTGAACCCGTGGGCCGACGAGGTCGTACAGGCCGTGCGAGCCGCAGAGAAAGACGAGGAACAGGAGCGCCAGACAGAGCGGGCCTTCCGCGCCGGGAGCCTAGTCCAGACCCACGGCAAACAGGCAGTGATCGCGCTGGCTGCTCGCGGTGTCGGCCCGCACAACGCCGCCCGGATCATCAACCGACTGCGAGAGGATGAAGACGAGTTCTATCGGGACATTCTGGAACAGGAACGACAGTACGCCAGAACACAGTCGTTCTGGGATTGA
- a CDS encoding CAP domain-containing protein: MSTPLLTTLFRVLVAPLAVLARLVVVTLGLLVGLVKALIVVLVMSVLVVAALQVGGVGVDLGPIEDVPIPGSDDEVAPGDPNTSTYGFDDGEVNSTAVEREIHERVNERRTARGLDPVEWDSTVASVSRAHSKDMADREYFSHRTPEGDGPHDRYREVGSGCYAYGENIAMSWAAQPVEVDGETVTYTTNEELAAGLVTQWMESPSHRENMLHDRWESGGVGVYVTDDGQVFATHNFCRGLGL; encoded by the coding sequence ATGTCCACGCCCTTGCTCACGACGCTGTTCCGGGTGCTGGTTGCGCCGCTGGCAGTACTGGCCAGACTGGTCGTAGTAACGCTCGGCCTGCTCGTCGGGCTGGTGAAGGCCCTGATCGTCGTTCTCGTCATGTCTGTCCTCGTGGTCGCCGCCCTGCAGGTCGGTGGCGTGGGCGTCGATCTCGGTCCGATCGAGGACGTGCCGATACCGGGGAGTGACGACGAGGTCGCGCCCGGTGATCCGAACACCTCTACCTACGGCTTCGACGACGGGGAAGTCAACAGCACTGCAGTCGAACGTGAGATCCACGAACGGGTAAACGAGCGCCGAACCGCTCGCGGACTCGACCCAGTGGAGTGGGATTCGACCGTCGCGTCAGTTTCCCGCGCCCACAGCAAGGACATGGCTGACAGGGAGTACTTCTCGCATAGGACGCCCGAAGGCGACGGCCCCCACGACCGCTACCGTGAGGTGGGAAGCGGCTGTTACGCCTACGGCGAGAACATCGCCATGTCGTGGGCAGCCCAGCCGGTCGAGGTCGACGGTGAGACCGTCACGTACACCACGAACGAGGAACTGGCAGCGGGACTCGTCACCCAGTGGATGGAGTCTCCGAGCCATCGTGAGAACATGCTCCACGACCGCTGGGAATCCGGCGGCGTCGGCGTCTACGTCACCGACGATGGGCAGGTGTTCGCCACGCACAACTTCTGTCGTGGCCTCGGCCTGTGA
- a CDS encoding rubrerythrin-like domain-containing protein: protein MVRSDPYTPTSAYYECTECLSRTTEEITGNCPECGGVVRNIAVARE, encoded by the coding sequence ATGGTTCGATCCGATCCGTACACGCCCACATCGGCGTATTATGAATGCACGGAGTGTCTGAGCAGAACGACCGAGGAAATCACCGGCAACTGTCCGGAGTGTGGCGGCGTCGTCCGCAATATCGCGGTCGCCCGAGAGTAG
- a CDS encoding metallophosphoesterase: MATVEPLPGEPAAVADIDGEPALVLADVHAGIESALRAERGLSLDSRAETRRDRIERLLVGTDATRLIVLGDLMHSIGGPGGAERGEIEVLLESLPAVDVTLVKGNHDGEIESWIEGVTVTEGGGVRLGAVGFAHGHTWPDPDVLAADIVCVAHEHPQVRLEDEVGGSRAERVWLRGELNRGVFEDRYDAPVAASELIVVPAFNDLVGGTWVNTNDEFLAPFLPDALVDGQAYLLDGTRLGSFREI, from the coding sequence ATGGCGACGGTCGAGCCGCTCCCCGGTGAGCCCGCTGCAGTCGCGGATATCGACGGCGAGCCAGCGCTGGTCCTCGCGGACGTCCACGCGGGGATCGAATCCGCGCTCCGGGCGGAACGCGGGCTCTCGCTCGATAGCCGGGCGGAGACGCGCCGCGACCGGATCGAGCGACTGCTCGTCGGGACCGACGCGACACGCCTGATCGTCCTCGGCGACCTGATGCACTCCATTGGCGGCCCCGGCGGCGCGGAGCGTGGGGAGATAGAGGTACTGCTCGAATCGCTTCCCGCGGTCGACGTGACGCTCGTCAAGGGAAACCACGACGGCGAAATCGAGTCGTGGATCGAGGGGGTCACGGTGACAGAAGGCGGGGGCGTCCGACTCGGCGCGGTGGGGTTTGCCCACGGCCACACGTGGCCCGACCCGGACGTCCTCGCGGCCGATATCGTCTGTGTGGCGCACGAACACCCGCAGGTCCGGCTCGAAGACGAGGTCGGTGGGAGCCGCGCCGAGCGCGTCTGGCTGCGGGGGGAGCTGAACAGGGGCGTCTTCGAGGATCGGTACGACGCGCCGGTCGCGGCGTCCGAGCTGATCGTCGTTCCGGCGTTTAACGATCTCGTCGGCGGGACGTGGGTCAACACGAACGACGAGTTTCTCGCTCCCTTCCTCCCGGACGCGCTGGTCGACGGACAGGCGTACCTGCTGGACGGCACGCGGCTGGGCAGCTTCCGCGAGATTTGA
- a CDS encoding RPA family protein, with amino-acid sequence MSGSDEVGRREVAYRLFAAEFEDATLDYRESDEERAPNYVVTPTGARVNRMFVVGVLTEIEQVNENVLRARIVDPTGAFVVYAGQYQPDELAFLERTDPPAFLAITGKARTFQPEDSDRIFTSIRPESINQVDAATRDRWIVGTAEQTVERVATMATALERPEAGEELESLLVDAGATSEHANGIRLALEHYDTTPAYLDAIHDLAVQATETVAGERDEVADLAVAPGEGDGSVTVDDLPKGLGEIPDPGNVESADDSVAGEPETPDEPSEAETEETASDDDPESVVDDDPGSEPVDEVSGDSTGESETETVSEEPDESVTADDAMAASESVGNFETGDDDTEAEAAGADEAAPTSDGTEPDQDAESTAPDSDDSATGEMYEFSDDEREEIEEEYGTEFSTGTEVPEPGEVDIETPDPDELGEQAKEDIEASTEDDTESDDDTTAKDETTTDDTGSEEEAEPEEETEPGEETGPGEEAVNIPDDVTLTDVVIETMQELDDGDGVDRYDLIDAVIEDTGMTEPDVEDAIEEALMGGRCYEPTDDTLKPI; translated from the coding sequence ATGAGCGGATCCGACGAGGTCGGTCGCCGCGAGGTTGCCTATCGGCTCTTTGCGGCGGAGTTCGAGGATGCGACCCTCGATTACAGGGAAAGCGACGAGGAGCGCGCCCCGAACTACGTCGTGACGCCGACCGGCGCGCGCGTCAATCGCATGTTCGTGGTCGGCGTCCTCACCGAGATTGAACAGGTCAACGAGAACGTGTTGCGCGCGCGGATCGTCGACCCGACCGGCGCGTTCGTCGTCTACGCCGGGCAGTACCAGCCCGACGAGCTGGCCTTCCTCGAACGGACCGATCCGCCCGCATTCCTTGCTATCACCGGCAAGGCCCGGACCTTCCAGCCCGAGGACTCGGATCGGATCTTCACGTCGATCCGGCCGGAAAGCATCAATCAGGTCGACGCCGCAACCCGGGACCGCTGGATCGTCGGCACTGCCGAGCAGACGGTAGAGCGCGTGGCGACGATGGCGACCGCGCTGGAGCGCCCGGAAGCGGGCGAGGAACTCGAATCCCTGCTCGTCGACGCTGGCGCGACATCCGAACACGCGAACGGGATCCGACTCGCGCTGGAACACTACGACACGACGCCGGCGTATCTCGACGCGATCCACGACCTCGCCGTCCAGGCGACCGAAACCGTCGCGGGCGAGCGCGATGAAGTAGCCGATCTGGCCGTTGCACCCGGCGAGGGCGACGGGAGCGTAACTGTCGACGACCTGCCGAAGGGCCTCGGCGAGATACCCGATCCGGGCAATGTGGAGAGTGCGGACGACAGCGTCGCGGGCGAACCGGAGACCCCCGACGAGCCGTCCGAAGCGGAGACAGAGGAGACGGCGAGCGACGACGATCCGGAATCAGTCGTCGACGACGATCCGGGTTCGGAACCGGTAGACGAAGTATCGGGGGATTCGACCGGCGAATCCGAGACGGAAACGGTGAGCGAGGAGCCAGACGAGAGCGTGACTGCCGACGATGCAATGGCGGCCAGCGAGTCCGTCGGCAACTTCGAGACTGGGGACGACGATACCGAGGCCGAGGCTGCCGGAGCGGACGAAGCTGCGCCAACCTCGGACGGAACGGAGCCCGATCAGGACGCCGAGTCGACCGCGCCGGACTCCGACGACTCGGCGACGGGCGAGATGTACGAGTTCTCGGACGACGAACGAGAGGAGATCGAAGAGGAGTACGGCACCGAGTTCTCCACCGGAACCGAGGTGCCCGAACCGGGCGAGGTCGACATCGAGACACCCGATCCGGACGAACTCGGCGAGCAGGCCAAAGAGGACATCGAAGCGTCCACAGAGGACGATACGGAATCCGACGACGACACCACAGCCAAAGACGAAACGACGACCGACGACACCGGATCAGAGGAAGAAGCAGAGCCCGAGGAGGAAACAGAACCAGGGGAGGAGACAGGTCCCGGCGAGGAAGCGGTGAACATCCCCGACGACGTGACGCTGACCGACGTCGTCATCGAGACGATGCAGGAACTGGACGACGGCGACGGCGTCGACCGGTACGACCTGATCGACGCGGTGATCGAGGATACGGGGATGACCGAACCGGACGTCGAGGACGCCATCGAGGAGGCACTGATGGGCGGTCGGTGTTACGAGCCGACCGACGACACCCTGAAGCCGATCTGA
- a CDS encoding Single-stranded DNA binding protein, with protein sequence MTVEERAEELASDLGVDKEEVTEDLENLVAYSVPIDEAVQSLRRKYGGGSDSTGTQSKDGIDEITTADGSVTVTARVLTVGKRSIRYQGDDQTIFEGTLADESGRIDYTAWQDFGLSAGDTLTIGNAGVREWDGKPELNLGEGTSVAVEEDPLDVPYEIGGDADLVDIETGDRGVNVEVQVAEVERRTIDGRDGETDILSGVLADETGQLPFTDWDPHPDLETEGNSVRVENAYVREYRGVPSINVSEFSTVSVLDRTVEVSDTGTRLPIGEAIDAGGVYDVEVTGHVLSVREGSGLIQRCPECDRVVQNGQCRTHGEVDGYDDLRVKAIVDDGTGTLTAVLDAEITEEIYGGGLEKAREQAREAMDQTVVADSIREEIVGREFRIRGHLSVDEYGANLDASAFAEVDDEPESRATALLTEVRG encoded by the coding sequence ATGACGGTAGAAGAACGTGCCGAGGAGCTCGCCTCCGACCTCGGTGTTGACAAAGAGGAGGTCACAGAGGACCTGGAGAACCTGGTCGCCTACAGCGTGCCGATCGACGAGGCCGTACAGAGCCTGCGGCGCAAGTACGGCGGCGGTAGTGACTCCACGGGAACACAATCAAAAGACGGGATCGACGAGATCACGACCGCGGACGGGAGCGTCACCGTCACCGCGCGCGTACTGACGGTCGGCAAGCGCTCGATCCGATATCAGGGCGACGACCAGACAATCTTTGAGGGGACGCTCGCCGACGAGTCCGGCAGGATCGATTATACGGCGTGGCAGGACTTCGGGCTCTCGGCCGGCGACACGCTCACGATCGGCAATGCGGGTGTCCGCGAGTGGGATGGGAAGCCGGAGCTCAACCTCGGCGAGGGGACGAGCGTCGCCGTCGAAGAGGACCCCCTCGACGTACCCTACGAGATCGGCGGCGATGCCGACCTCGTGGACATCGAGACGGGCGACCGCGGCGTCAACGTCGAAGTACAGGTGGCAGAGGTCGAGCGCCGGACGATCGATGGCCGCGACGGGGAAACTGATATCCTCAGCGGCGTGCTCGCCGACGAAACCGGACAGCTTCCGTTCACTGACTGGGACCCACATCCCGACCTCGAGACCGAGGGGAACTCGGTGAGAGTCGAAAATGCCTACGTCCGGGAGTACCGTGGCGTCCCGTCGATCAACGTCTCGGAGTTCTCGACCGTTTCGGTCCTCGATCGGACAGTCGAGGTCAGCGATACCGGCACTCGACTCCCGATCGGCGAAGCGATCGATGCGGGTGGCGTCTACGACGTCGAGGTGACGGGGCACGTGCTCTCGGTCCGGGAGGGTTCCGGCCTGATCCAGCGCTGTCCCGAGTGCGATCGAGTCGTGCAAAACGGCCAGTGTCGCACACACGGCGAGGTCGACGGCTACGACGACCTGCGCGTGAAGGCGATCGTCGACGACGGGACCGGAACGCTCACTGCAGTGCTCGATGCCGAAATCACCGAGGAGATCTACGGCGGCGGCCTGGAGAAGGCGCGCGAACAGGCCCGCGAGGCGATGGACCAGACCGTCGTCGCCGACTCGATCCGCGAGGAGATCGTGGGCCGGGAGTTCCGCATCCGCGGGCATCTCTCGGTCGACGAGTACGGCGCGAACCTCGATGCCTCGGCGTTCGCCGAGGTCGACGACGAGCCAGAATCGCGTGCAACCGCCCTGCTGACGGAGGTGCGCGGATGA
- a CDS encoding DUF2150 family protein — MSAPPNEFYSEERWQNWLDRITDEDLDPEDEDSARLLLNLQDDAAIAVAKVVSAHDEGEIDADTAMDEIEEIREIVLSEVEFDDEEKELLVDDVQTSLVCVFYAAEEYVANGAPDDAGIEQYVRAAADAEAEEDIDAALGYLVQAGTMIIEGEELDFSIAEELEYGLVSTWVNGLDSLQSAMSDPEVVEEEDEN; from the coding sequence ATGAGCGCGCCGCCGAACGAGTTCTACTCAGAGGAACGCTGGCAGAACTGGCTCGACCGAATTACCGACGAGGATCTCGATCCCGAGGACGAGGACTCCGCACGCCTCCTGCTCAACCTGCAGGACGATGCCGCGATCGCCGTCGCAAAAGTCGTCTCGGCCCACGATGAGGGCGAGATCGACGCCGACACGGCGATGGACGAGATCGAGGAGATCCGCGAGATCGTGCTGAGCGAGGTCGAGTTCGACGACGAGGAGAAAGAACTGCTCGTCGACGACGTCCAGACCAGCCTCGTCTGTGTCTTTTATGCCGCCGAGGAGTACGTCGCCAACGGTGCGCCCGACGACGCCGGTATCGAACAGTACGTCCGCGCGGCTGCGGACGCTGAGGCCGAAGAGGACATCGACGCAGCGCTAGGCTACCTCGTGCAGGCCGGGACGATGATCATCGAGGGCGAGGAACTCGACTTCTCGATCGCCGAAGAGCTCGAGTACGGGCTCGTCTCGACGTGGGTTAACGGTCTCGACAGCCTCCAGAGCGCGATGAGCGACCCGGAAGTCGTCGAAGAAGAAGACGAAAACTGA
- a CDS encoding TatD family hydrolase yields MELDTPVLDNHMHLDPDYGRGLDAVEDFARLGGTHLLVVNKPSWHLDVEAETGEDFREVFERTIAVVEDASELLDGRAWPVLGVHPGLISRLVDERGFTPEEARNLMQAGLDVAAEIVEDGRALALKSGRPHYDVEDAVWDASNAVMRHAFELGAELDCAVQLHTEGSDDLTEVADWAEDAGLPAEKVVKHYSGGTLAGPIPSVMSEKDRLRVAAETGEPFLMETDFVDDPDRPGAVMGPKTVPRRVRWLLEEGHDDAVRIAHVETPRTAYGIKTRNHL; encoded by the coding sequence ATGGAACTCGACACGCCGGTACTGGACAACCACATGCACCTCGATCCCGACTACGGGCGGGGACTCGACGCAGTCGAGGACTTCGCCCGACTCGGGGGGACGCATCTGCTGGTCGTCAACAAGCCCTCGTGGCATCTCGACGTCGAGGCGGAGACGGGCGAGGACTTCCGTGAGGTGTTCGAGCGCACGATCGCGGTCGTCGAGGACGCGAGCGAACTGCTCGACGGGCGGGCGTGGCCCGTTCTGGGCGTCCACCCGGGCCTGATCTCCCGGCTCGTCGACGAGCGAGGATTCACGCCCGAGGAGGCGCGCAATCTCATGCAGGCCGGGCTGGACGTCGCCGCGGAGATCGTCGAGGACGGCCGGGCGCTCGCGCTCAAATCGGGACGGCCTCACTACGACGTCGAGGATGCCGTGTGGGACGCCTCGAACGCAGTCATGCGCCATGCCTTCGAGTTGGGTGCTGAGCTGGACTGCGCTGTGCAGTTACACACCGAGGGAAGCGACGATCTGACCGAGGTCGCCGACTGGGCCGAGGACGCCGGCCTTCCGGCCGAAAAGGTCGTCAAGCACTACTCGGGCGGCACGCTCGCCGGTCCGATCCCGAGCGTGATGAGCGAGAAGGACCGCCTGCGCGTCGCAGCCGAGACGGGCGAGCCGTTCCTCATGGAGACCGACTTCGTCGACGATCCGGACCGACCCGGCGCAGTGATGGGACCGAAAACCGTCCCACGGCGAGTTCGCTGGCTACTGGAGGAGGGCCACGACGACGCCGTGAGAATCGCACACGTCGAGACGCCTCGCACAGCGTACGGGATCAAAACGCGCAATCATTTATAA
- a CDS encoding NYN domain-containing protein, with translation MVDRLRALQDRISAVDNADRVRVGLFVDGPNVLRDEFDVDLDDVRDAAAEFGQLGVTRLYLDEHATPGLIQAAEARGYEVVITSGDVDVKLAIDAAETAVRDEIDVLVIASRDTDFKPVLETAGRNGIRTVAIAPGTHGRSDALRNAANDAVLLGE, from the coding sequence ATGGTTGATCGGTTACGCGCCCTGCAGGACCGGATATCGGCGGTCGACAACGCCGACCGCGTTCGGGTCGGGCTGTTCGTGGACGGTCCGAACGTGCTCCGCGACGAGTTCGACGTCGACCTCGACGACGTTCGGGACGCCGCCGCGGAGTTCGGCCAGCTGGGCGTCACGCGACTCTATCTCGACGAACACGCCACGCCGGGGTTGATTCAGGCCGCCGAAGCGCGGGGCTACGAGGTCGTCATCACGAGCGGTGACGTCGACGTCAAGCTCGCCATCGACGCCGCCGAAACGGCCGTCCGCGACGAGATCGACGTGCTGGTGATCGCCTCGCGGGATACGGACTTCAAGCCGGTGCTGGAGACCGCGGGCCGGAACGGCATCCGTACCGTGGCGATCGCTCCTGGGACGCACGGCAGATCTGATGCGCTACGGAATGCGGCGAACGACGCCGTATTGCTCGGGGAGTGA